In Chitinophaga nivalis, a single genomic region encodes these proteins:
- a CDS encoding TonB-dependent siderophore receptor, which produces MIVFSSSRLLQLIGLCSAGLLLHRPAIAQHKKDTGFIPATGEALQTVEVRGTRTRKYFSDYSFSATKTATLNKDIPQAIATVSKELIADRQAFTLADAVKNVTGVVPASFYNQFTIRGMSQNEEGVIINGMRTRQYFFNQPLTSNLERIEVIKGPASATFSSVDPGGSINLVTKKPLTEDRKQVNISVGSFSTIRGGLDFTGPLNKEKTLLYRLNIGFDDSKSFRDLQYRKAWLIAPSFSYVPNERTSLNVEMVFNDTKTRLDRGQAIFGAIAGKTDLHSTPPRFNMGGSNDYFNTRDLMLMANFSHTLTKGIVFNVAYMKQTWNEDLLEHRTTNAFGVDENNRPVPALAGMRAVQRQQRWNTDNLSAYVSIQTATGILQHHLVIGYDRIHTQKYRGGGENMAQGYRLKDGTITAKYDPAKKDAYLFKNINGVNIPVPNVDHFNLASPVYVLHNVNDYVFTKQEIPPASYLVNGAYIQDQVKYGPLTVTLGLRQEWYADEGNYQLPAQYTVSGQKLLPRIGLTYAAGTHINVYGTYLQGYQPQGNTSTLVIVPPPAGTRFKPLESDLKEVGMKSTWLDQQLQVNLAVFEINQKNLLMNANDPLDANRLIERGAQQSRGVEVEAAGLITAGWQFNAGYSFIDAVIKADNNPDLVGKRVQNTPRHSGHIWTRYDLHRGKWWKGLGFGAGVQYSGDKLPAYVRDFTVPAYTLLDAAVYYTPPNSKVQLAVNINNITNKTYWIGAQHYLRLFPGTPRNIMFNVTYRF; this is translated from the coding sequence GTGATTGTATTTTCATCTTCCCGCCTGCTGCAGCTGATCGGCTTATGCAGTGCCGGTTTATTATTGCACAGGCCAGCCATCGCGCAACATAAAAAAGATACCGGTTTTATACCTGCTACCGGTGAAGCCCTGCAAACGGTAGAGGTGCGTGGTACGCGTACCCGTAAATATTTCAGTGACTATTCTTTTTCCGCTACTAAAACAGCTACTTTAAACAAAGATATTCCCCAGGCCATTGCCACTGTTTCTAAAGAACTGATTGCAGACCGGCAGGCATTCACACTGGCAGATGCTGTGAAAAATGTAACCGGAGTGGTACCCGCCAGTTTTTATAACCAGTTCACCATCCGCGGTATGAGCCAGAATGAAGAAGGCGTCATTATTAATGGGATGCGTACCCGGCAATATTTCTTTAACCAGCCCCTGACCAGCAACCTGGAACGGATTGAAGTGATCAAAGGACCTGCCAGTGCCACCTTTTCCAGTGTGGATCCGGGTGGTAGCATTAACCTGGTTACCAAAAAGCCGCTGACCGAAGACCGGAAACAGGTAAATATTTCCGTTGGCAGTTTCAGTACCATCAGAGGTGGTCTGGACTTTACCGGTCCGCTGAATAAAGAGAAAACCTTACTATACCGGTTGAATATCGGTTTTGATGATAGTAAAAGTTTCCGCGACCTGCAATACAGAAAAGCCTGGCTGATCGCTCCATCCTTTTCCTATGTTCCGAATGAGCGTACCAGTTTAAATGTGGAGATGGTCTTTAATGATACCAAAACCCGCCTGGACAGAGGGCAGGCTATCTTTGGCGCCATCGCCGGCAAAACAGACCTGCATAGTACCCCGCCGCGTTTCAATATGGGCGGAAGCAACGATTATTTCAATACCCGTGATCTTATGCTGATGGCCAACTTTTCTCATACATTAACAAAGGGTATTGTCTTCAACGTGGCCTACATGAAACAAACATGGAATGAAGACCTGCTGGAACACCGTACCACCAATGCATTTGGGGTAGATGAAAATAACCGGCCGGTGCCTGCACTCGCGGGCATGCGTGCGGTACAACGTCAGCAACGGTGGAATACGGATAACCTGAGTGCCTATGTGAGCATACAAACGGCTACGGGTATACTGCAACATCACCTGGTGATAGGATACGATCGTATCCATACTCAAAAATACCGGGGCGGTGGAGAAAATATGGCACAGGGCTACCGGCTGAAAGATGGTACCATCACGGCTAAATATGATCCGGCAAAAAAAGATGCTTATCTCTTTAAAAATATAAATGGCGTAAATATACCTGTGCCCAATGTGGATCACTTTAACCTGGCTAGTCCGGTATATGTACTGCATAACGTGAACGACTATGTTTTTACAAAACAGGAAATTCCACCAGCCAGTTACCTGGTAAATGGTGCCTATATCCAGGATCAGGTAAAATATGGTCCCCTGACGGTAACCCTGGGCTTAAGACAGGAATGGTATGCCGATGAGGGCAACTATCAACTGCCAGCTCAGTATACCGTATCCGGACAAAAACTACTGCCTCGTATCGGACTTACCTATGCAGCAGGCACCCACATCAATGTGTATGGTACATATTTGCAGGGGTATCAGCCACAGGGCAATACGTCCACTTTGGTGATTGTACCACCACCCGCCGGCACCCGTTTCAAGCCACTTGAAAGTGACCTGAAAGAAGTAGGGATGAAATCCACCTGGCTCGATCAGCAGCTGCAGGTAAATCTGGCTGTTTTTGAAATCAACCAGAAAAACCTGCTGATGAATGCCAATGATCCGCTGGACGCTAACCGCCTGATAGAACGGGGGGCGCAGCAAAGCCGGGGAGTGGAAGTAGAAGCGGCAGGGCTGATCACAGCAGGGTGGCAGTTCAATGCCGGCTATAGCTTTATAGATGCGGTCATCAAAGCAGATAATAACCCGGACCTGGTAGGAAAAAGAGTACAGAATACGCCCCGCCACAGTGGGCATATATGGACCCGCTACGACCTGCACCGCGGCAAATGGTGGAAAGGACTGGGCTTTGGCGCAGGCGTGCAGTATAGCGGCGATAAACTACCGGCATACGTACGCGATTTTACCGTGCCCGCCTATACGTTGTTAGATGCGGCAGTATATTATACACCCCCCAACAGTAAAGTACAGCTGGCGGTTAATATCAATAATATCACCAATAAAACCTATTGGATCGGCGCACAGCATTACCTGCGGTTATTTCCAGGTACACCCCGGAATATTATGTTTAACGTAACCTATAGATTCTGA
- a CDS encoding ABC transporter ATP-binding protein, whose protein sequence is MLQAISLSKQYQSSYALKELNLQVNAGEICCLLGQNGAGKTTTINLFLGFMAPTSGKALINGQEVVPGAAATRKHVAYIPEVVMLYGHLTAIDNLDYFSRLAGFRYDTIRLSELLAQCGLHPDKHRQPLKGFSKGMRQKVGIAIALAKNAAVILMDEPTSGLDPRATDEFTGLVKELGQQGKAILMATHDIFNAVNIGTHIGIMKQGQLVHTMQAGDINANDLQQLYLQTI, encoded by the coding sequence ATGCTGCAAGCGATATCGTTATCGAAACAATACCAGTCTTCCTATGCCCTCAAAGAACTGAACCTGCAGGTAAATGCCGGCGAAATATGCTGTCTCCTTGGGCAGAACGGCGCAGGGAAAACCACTACCATCAACCTGTTTCTGGGTTTTATGGCACCTACTTCGGGCAAAGCACTGATCAACGGGCAGGAAGTAGTGCCAGGTGCAGCTGCTACCCGTAAACACGTGGCCTATATTCCGGAAGTAGTCATGCTGTACGGACATTTAACCGCCATCGATAACCTGGATTATTTCAGCAGGCTGGCGGGGTTTCGCTATGATACCATCCGGTTGTCGGAATTGCTGGCGCAGTGCGGCCTGCATCCGGATAAACACCGGCAGCCCTTAAAGGGCTTTAGTAAAGGCATGCGGCAGAAAGTAGGAATTGCCATTGCCCTCGCAAAGAATGCGGCCGTTATCCTGATGGATGAACCTACCAGCGGGCTGGATCCCCGCGCTACAGATGAATTCACCGGACTGGTGAAGGAACTGGGGCAACAAGGCAAAGCTATTCTGATGGCAACTCATGATATCTTCAATGCGGTGAATATTGGTACGCATATCGGTATCATGAAACAAGGCCAACTCGTTCATACCATGCAGGCAGGAGATATCAATGCCAATGATCTGCAGCAACTGTATCTGCAAACTATTTAA
- a CDS encoding energy transducer TonB has protein sequence MMKFFLLLLLLPFYTTAQVTMLPAAVSHRLADVMSVEMKKDPFRTYMYHIWAQKGYSKTELKRAERQLHKDVQVLDDILEGLYHYPGGMPDSLQKAGMSSADIAMLQAYATNRFTATGNKGARYYTGTSRFEDEAGNWCLWVTFDKENVVIRTYPGPNNYTYRVNHQLQHVTMGKIIHDTIYVQNSKGALLAQYYYYDKGRLLEINEGEIERVLTPIPDKINWAQAFKEATANREEEVFAFVEMQPSFPEGEPALKQFIAAHMQYPKTALENKVTGIAFVQFVVKWDGTVTDIKSVGRGLGYGLDEEALWLVSIMPKWEPGAQNGKLVNVRVNLPVKFILPGR, from the coding sequence ATGATGAAATTTTTTTTGTTATTACTGTTGCTGCCATTTTATACGACGGCACAGGTAACTATGCTCCCCGCAGCTGTCAGTCATAGGTTAGCGGATGTGATGTCGGTAGAAATGAAGAAAGATCCTTTTCGCACTTACATGTATCATATATGGGCACAAAAAGGGTATAGTAAAACGGAGCTAAAAAGAGCGGAACGGCAGCTGCATAAGGATGTTCAGGTACTGGATGATATACTGGAGGGATTGTATCATTATCCCGGTGGCATGCCCGATTCATTGCAAAAAGCAGGCATGTCGTCAGCGGATATAGCCATGCTGCAGGCATATGCCACCAATAGGTTTACGGCTACTGGCAATAAAGGAGCCAGATACTATACTGGTACCAGCCGCTTCGAAGACGAAGCAGGGAATTGGTGTCTGTGGGTGACCTTTGATAAAGAGAATGTGGTGATCAGAACCTATCCCGGTCCTAATAACTACACTTATCGGGTTAATCATCAACTACAACATGTTACTATGGGCAAAATTATTCATGATACGATATACGTGCAAAATAGTAAGGGAGCGTTGTTGGCGCAGTATTATTATTACGATAAAGGGAGATTACTGGAGATCAATGAGGGAGAGATAGAGCGTGTTCTTACCCCAATACCGGACAAGATCAATTGGGCGCAGGCTTTTAAAGAAGCCACTGCTAACAGGGAAGAAGAGGTTTTTGCCTTTGTGGAAATGCAGCCGTCATTTCCGGAGGGAGAGCCGGCACTGAAGCAATTTATAGCGGCGCATATGCAGTATCCTAAGACAGCACTGGAAAATAAGGTGACCGGTATTGCTTTTGTACAGTTTGTCGTAAAGTGGGATGGAACGGTGACGGATATAAAAAGTGTGGGCAGAGGCCTGGGATATGGACTGGATGAAGAAGCGCTGTGGCTGGTGTCGATCATGCCGAAATGGGAACCCGGTGCACAAAATGGTAAACTGGTAAATGTACGGGTTAACCTGCCTGTTAAATTTATATTGCCCGGGAGATGA
- a CDS encoding carboxypeptidase-like regulatory domain-containing protein produces MRKQTPFTLKIASPCQQSWHDMRETTSGRYCSHCSKNVIDFTTMSDAEIEQLLQDNTQQYCGYFKATQINNTWGTADKHKPRTVLPAAMVSALLLAAVGNSEARPPAPLVTTVHNFPVNLPVEASFADTSAPGKDSLPEVSGVVRDKDSHDPLVGVVIEIKGTTYRAITDVKGRFTLKIPAEVDARKIKLIFLYIGYESKELKVKGPYPMQVTLELSQTVMGQFAIVRKKTGFLADLRSLLGIG; encoded by the coding sequence ATGCGTAAACAGACTCCCTTTACCTTAAAGATTGCTTCTCCTTGCCAGCAGTCGTGGCATGATATGCGTGAAACCACCTCCGGCCGTTATTGCAGTCATTGCAGCAAAAACGTCATTGATTTTACCACTATGAGTGATGCAGAAATAGAACAGCTGCTGCAGGATAATACGCAACAGTATTGTGGCTATTTTAAGGCAACACAGATAAATAACACCTGGGGTACCGCTGATAAGCATAAACCCCGTACTGTTTTACCTGCTGCCATGGTGAGTGCCTTGCTGCTTGCTGCCGTCGGCAATAGTGAGGCGCGGCCGCCAGCGCCGTTGGTGACCACCGTACATAATTTTCCTGTTAATCTACCGGTGGAAGCCTCCTTCGCTGATACCAGTGCTCCCGGTAAAGATTCCTTGCCGGAAGTGAGTGGGGTTGTCAGGGATAAGGATTCCCATGATCCTTTAGTGGGTGTTGTCATAGAAATAAAAGGAACCACCTATCGTGCCATAACAGACGTAAAGGGCCGTTTTACGCTGAAAATTCCGGCAGAGGTGGATGCCAGGAAAATAAAACTGATATTTTTATATATAGGGTATGAATCAAAGGAGCTGAAAGTAAAAGGGCCTTATCCCATGCAGGTGACATTGGAGCTGAGTCAGACTGTGATGGGCCAGTTTGCCATCGTCAGAAAAAAAACGGGTTTTTTAGCGGACCTCCGGTCGCTGCTGGGTATCGGATAA
- a CDS encoding alpha/beta hydrolase, translating into MKQVLLAVFLCGVQWAQAAQVVRRDVFSPAMGRIIATILVVPETKTGAGFNTVYVLHGYSGNPQRTLDQDVPALKERADREQTIFVMPDGSFSSWYINSPVRKNSQYETFVGVELVKYVDTHFSTRKAATHRGLLGWSMGGYGTMLIGTQHPETFGILGSVCGALDFRTFGKDYQVNDMLGEDTLTWRPYVMVNRIAWFENNPQKLILDCGTEDPFIGMNRAFHQLLTSRGIPHEYIERQGKHDTAYWAAAMEVQLDYFKHFFEQ; encoded by the coding sequence ATGAAACAGGTATTATTGGCCGTATTTTTATGTGGTGTGCAGTGGGCACAGGCCGCCCAGGTGGTACGCCGGGATGTTTTTAGTCCGGCTATGGGAAGAATCATTGCCACCATCCTTGTGGTGCCGGAAACAAAAACAGGAGCCGGATTTAATACCGTGTATGTGTTGCATGGCTATAGTGGTAATCCGCAGCGTACCCTCGACCAGGATGTTCCCGCATTGAAAGAGCGGGCAGACCGGGAGCAAACAATTTTTGTGATGCCGGATGGCAGCTTCTCCAGCTGGTATATCAACAGCCCGGTGAGGAAAAATTCTCAATATGAAACCTTCGTTGGAGTAGAACTGGTAAAGTATGTAGATACCCATTTTTCCACCAGGAAGGCAGCGACGCACAGAGGCTTGCTGGGCTGGAGTATGGGAGGATACGGTACGATGCTGATCGGTACACAGCATCCGGAAACATTTGGTATACTGGGCAGTGTATGCGGTGCACTCGACTTCCGGACGTTCGGAAAAGATTATCAGGTAAATGACATGTTGGGTGAAGATACGTTGACGTGGCGCCCTTATGTGATGGTTAACCGGATTGCCTGGTTCGAAAACAATCCGCAAAAACTGATCCTGGACTGTGGTACGGAAGATCCTTTTATTGGTATGAACCGGGCGTTCCATCAATTACTGACCAGTCGTGGTATACCGCATGAATACATAGAGCGGCAGGGAAAGCATGATACGGCCTATTGGGCTGCTGCTATGGAAGTGCAGCTGGATTATTTTAAGCATTTTTTTGAGCAGTAG
- a CDS encoding Crp/Fnr family transcriptional regulator, protein MYDLVLSKMDAYYPLSEACQQDLMSLFKYSTIKKDDYLLRMGTVPGYYYFIVKGLFAYYYIAANGDVIIKKFFAENSFVASTSALIEQKPGLFSIVALEDAEYIRFAAKEFRDLFRKHHDLAMFQINYLEKNWIVDKENGEISLKYETAKERYIQFLETYHDIQGRIKLHHIASFLGITPTQLSRIRKDMDF, encoded by the coding sequence ATGTATGACCTTGTGTTAAGTAAAATGGATGCTTACTATCCCCTGAGTGAGGCGTGTCAGCAGGACCTGATGTCACTGTTTAAATACAGTACCATCAAAAAAGACGATTATCTGTTGAGAATGGGAACGGTGCCCGGATACTATTATTTCATCGTGAAGGGACTGTTTGCCTATTATTATATTGCTGCCAACGGAGATGTCATCATCAAAAAATTCTTCGCAGAAAATAGTTTTGTGGCCTCCACTTCCGCATTGATTGAACAAAAGCCCGGCCTGTTTTCTATTGTAGCCCTGGAGGATGCGGAATACATCCGGTTTGCGGCAAAGGAATTCCGGGACCTGTTCCGGAAGCACCATGACCTGGCCATGTTTCAGATTAACTACTTAGAGAAAAACTGGATCGTCGATAAGGAAAACGGAGAGATCTCCCTGAAATATGAAACCGCGAAAGAGCGGTATATACAGTTCCTGGAAACCTATCACGACATACAAGGCCGGATCAAATTGCACCACATCGCTTCCTTCCTGGGCATTACACCTACGCAGCTCAGCAGAATCCGGAAAGACATGGATTTTTAA
- a CDS encoding MBL fold metallo-hydrolase: MNVTWVNHASFIFEYDGIRLITDPWMEGTAFDNGWALLSNTVLQYEDFSTITHIWFSHEHPDHFSPPNLNKIPKAYREKITVLFQNTTDRKVADYCRKAGFGTVVEMETDKYYSLSANVQCKCNPFTDGDSWLYIKTDKYNLLNLNDCIICTPEDAKSIQAKTGPVDILFTQFGYANKVGNTDDVKEREEASAEKLRRIAIQQQVFAPKAIIPFASYVYFCHEENKYMNNGMNRVDRVYDFITDTLKTETVVLYPGDQWEALTAHDSTAAISKYLADYRKIDSNEVSYVAHPAKVEVKELATAAEKFTEKILQINQQVSFVKKYPTMKIWLTDYQQAFGFDFRKQLHQTGYTQDTCDISLSSNALLYSFKHLWGGDSLQINARFQTPANGNYYRARSFYELAAMANRGESSNNKAAFKHCLALSPYAGILKSIYRLVKK, from the coding sequence ATGAATGTTACCTGGGTAAACCATGCCTCTTTTATATTTGAATATGATGGCATCCGGCTGATTACTGATCCATGGATGGAAGGAACTGCATTCGACAATGGTTGGGCATTATTATCCAATACTGTATTACAGTATGAGGATTTTTCCACCATTACGCATATCTGGTTCTCACACGAACACCCGGACCATTTCAGTCCACCCAATCTGAACAAAATACCCAAAGCTTACCGGGAAAAGATTACGGTATTGTTCCAGAACACCACCGACAGAAAGGTAGCAGACTATTGCAGAAAAGCTGGATTTGGTACCGTGGTAGAAATGGAAACAGATAAGTACTATTCGCTTTCCGCCAATGTACAATGTAAGTGTAATCCATTTACAGACGGCGATTCCTGGCTTTATATCAAAACCGACAAATACAATCTGCTGAATCTGAATGATTGTATTATCTGTACACCGGAAGATGCAAAATCCATCCAGGCTAAAACGGGTCCGGTGGACATCCTGTTTACCCAGTTTGGTTATGCCAACAAAGTAGGTAACACGGATGATGTAAAAGAACGGGAAGAAGCTTCTGCTGAAAAGCTACGGAGAATCGCCATACAGCAACAGGTTTTTGCGCCAAAGGCCATCATTCCTTTTGCCAGCTATGTATATTTCTGCCATGAAGAAAATAAATACATGAATAACGGCATGAACCGGGTAGACCGCGTTTATGACTTTATTACCGATACCTTAAAGACGGAAACCGTTGTCCTCTATCCGGGAGATCAATGGGAAGCACTGACTGCACACGATTCTACCGCTGCTATCAGCAAGTACCTGGCAGATTACCGCAAAATAGATAGTAACGAAGTGAGCTATGTTGCCCACCCCGCAAAAGTGGAAGTAAAGGAACTGGCTACCGCAGCAGAGAAATTTACAGAAAAAATTCTCCAGATCAATCAGCAGGTATCTTTTGTAAAAAAATACCCTACCATGAAAATCTGGTTAACGGATTATCAACAGGCCTTCGGGTTCGACTTCCGTAAGCAACTGCACCAGACCGGATATACACAGGATACCTGTGATATCAGTCTTAGTTCCAATGCACTGTTGTATTCCTTCAAACATTTATGGGGAGGAGATTCTTTGCAAATTAATGCCCGCTTCCAGACTCCTGCTAATGGTAACTACTACAGAGCCAGGAGCTTTTATGAGCTGGCAGCAATGGCCAACCGGGGCGAAAGCAGCAACAATAAAGCAGCTTTCAAACACTGTCTGGCACTCAGCCCTTACGCGGGCATCCTGAAAAGCATTTACAGACTGGTAAAAAAATAA
- a CDS encoding DUF72 domain-containing protein has translation MDFGANWQQYTQLDVSLLPDDPITSQVLKGVPGNSTLRIGTSGWSRKEYAGTLYPKGLKETALLTEYGRLFNCVELNATHYKIYSPDAIRKWAEKVKGRDFRFCPKVPQSISHNSSLINAMTETAAFLEGIRAFEDQLGPVFLQLSEYFSPVRKQNLYKYLEQLPRDLTFFVEVRHPDWFGNEAERREFFTTLHQLGIGAVLTDTPGRRDCLHMGLTLPKLFLRFVTQGGHPLDKARLLDWIPRLNAWKDQGLEDIYFFLHVHDGKYEAGFYEEVQAVFGLTPQPAQTQLSLF, from the coding sequence TTTGGAGCTAACTGGCAACAATATACGCAACTGGATGTATCCCTGTTGCCGGACGACCCGATTACCAGCCAGGTATTGAAAGGAGTACCGGGTAACAGCACGTTGCGGATTGGTACGTCCGGCTGGAGCAGAAAGGAATATGCCGGTACCCTGTATCCCAAAGGGCTCAAAGAAACGGCTTTACTGACGGAATACGGCCGGTTGTTTAACTGTGTGGAGCTGAATGCGACTCACTATAAAATATATAGTCCGGATGCGATCCGGAAATGGGCAGAGAAAGTAAAAGGAAGAGACTTCAGGTTTTGCCCGAAGGTACCGCAATCTATCAGTCATAACAGCTCTCTGATTAATGCGATGACAGAAACCGCGGCTTTCCTGGAGGGGATACGTGCTTTTGAAGACCAGCTGGGACCTGTATTTCTGCAGCTCAGTGAATATTTTTCGCCGGTACGTAAACAGAACCTGTATAAATATCTGGAGCAACTACCCCGTGATCTGACATTTTTTGTGGAGGTCAGACATCCGGATTGGTTTGGCAATGAGGCGGAACGCCGGGAATTTTTTACTACCCTGCATCAGCTGGGGATCGGCGCCGTACTCACGGATACGCCGGGTCGCCGGGATTGTTTGCATATGGGACTTACACTGCCGAAGCTGTTCCTGCGGTTTGTTACCCAGGGCGGGCATCCGCTGGATAAAGCCCGTTTGCTGGATTGGATCCCCCGGCTAAACGCCTGGAAGGACCAGGGGTTGGAAGATATTTATTTCTTCCTGCATGTACATGATGGTAAATACGAAGCCGGATTTTATGAAGAAGTACAGGCCGTATTTGGCCTGACACCCCAGCCGGCACAAACACAATTATCACTTTTTTAA